The genomic stretch GGAAATGAATCATGATGAAGTTTCTCAAACAAATTCAATACAAGTTCTATGACATGTTTCTTGCAAGAAGGATCAACAATGGAATGGAGTTTATGCTCAAGATCTTGGATGtcttcattggcaaagaaggaatccgttatatactcctagccatactcttaccctaacttcatggggttgccggaagtgagTGACAAACCTAAGTTGAAGACACTCAAACATAATGATGGAGTATGAGTCTATTGTGTGGTTTGTGGTATTGTGTGATGAGACCTTTTGATGGatatgatagttctttggaggaggcgaagtgcttcttgtgagaaaggagatgcaattcccccagttaccataggaaggatgggtgttggcactcgccgatctcaaaagctaccttctatgagtgccggggaaggacgaagttccacctatgtggagccatctacGCCACAAGGCCAAGTATTTTCCATTGGACAACCAAGTGCTAGatcacctcttccacaacctcaagttcggcatcaacaacaatgggGTCATGGCCCTAaatcatgatgaagatcaagggACCTCTTTTGGTCCACTCTTGCCGGGGTGCTAAAGCGTCAAGACTCTTTCATAACTCAAGCAAAGTACAAGACATACTCAAAAGCAAGATATGAGGGGGTCCAACGGTATAGCAACCCCAAGTATCAATGAGTCCGACAAGACAATGGACCCACTCTCTACCAATAAACGTcaaggtttgcttctctacctttgtgcttctcatccGGACATTGTGTCAAAAGTGGGTACTTATACCACTCTTGTGCTATATGTATAGatgtaaagcacgcatgaacatagggggagtgcggtttaaacttattgagctatccccccccataatgcataaagaaacccaaagcatatgctatttgtcaattaagtgactatgagcttcatgttgagttgtagccgtgagtcctaggtacttctacgcgacctcacactaccaaactcttacacggtggcttcggccaccaacctcctccttgaggagcttttgttcttttgttttcttttctcctttttgttgTCGTTTTTAGtttatcctctttttttttctttgtttcttcatgggagattcacccaagtttGGCTTTTCTTgttttgattcttgcaagcttggttgggtagtaccttaacagtttcgtcatctaatcctaagccattaTCTATCTCTCGAGCcaactcagtctaaaagcacaagtctacaccaaaatctgagtgtctttgagtttggaggccggtactaccggatctcaggccggtactaccactTTGGGCAGTAATCTGACGAAACTGAATTTTgtccccagagcggtactaccgcccgaggtaccgggtaagtaccggtaagcggtactaccgcttttacgagcggtactaccgcttgcgtttTTGACTAGAGGTACCGGTTGGGTCGGGATTCATCCCAAACCACCACAAACCCCCATCCTCCTCAAGTCAACAATGCCCCCAAGCTCAAGACCTCGAGGAaatcggccccgatctcctctttcagccgccgccgtccaaatctcctccgtggagaagcttccccaccctctttttcgccatgtcctccggtatgaaccctaatctctctctctagggtgtgttgaactccctagatgcataggctagggtttgatggagGTTTACGGCGGAGAAGCCCTCTTGGAAGCTCTACATGTGCGGGGATACTAGCAagcaacaatgtgtgacactatgaactactttgccatgtcctcaatctcgatctagatgtgctgagcttgagcggtagtaccgctcggtcACGGGCGGTACTATCggtccaagcggtactaccggttcgaaattacggtactaccgctttgactagtttcaccaatgttgcttgttagtgtcctctttGATCTTTAAATTTgtggcttgtgcacttatcccctattccctcccaaacctttgctGTTCACAGGATCATCTAGGCCCCGTGGTGGCGGCAAGGTCAAGCCACcctctcgtcgtcatcgagaTGAAGACGAGCAAGAGGAGATCATTCCGGCGAGAACCACCAAGCGATAGAGGGATGCAGTAGCTGGTGCAATGGGTCCTCAAAAATCAATGATTGACATCAAGAAAGGGCAGTTCATGGAAGTTCGAGGGGCCAATCCTTATTTGCTACCAAGGAATGCTCGTCAATGCCTCAATTCCTATTTCATCATGTCAACCAAGAGAGGATCTACAATGAAGTCTATGGGGCCAAGGAGTTCAAATGTTGCCCCCAATACTCCATCAGCATGGACAAGCTCAACTCCAACCTCGAGTACTTTGGAGAAGCGCTTGAGATATGTGATGAACAAGGACTTACACCTCTGATGACCTTCTCTCACAACTTCTCCAAGGAGGTGATTTGCCAATTCTACGCCACGGTTGTTTTccttgaggatgaaggaggcttCCGCTCCTTGAAGTGGATGACAAGGGAACATGTGATGGAGGCCACGTGGGAGGAGTTTGCTAGATGCATTGGATATGAGCTCCCCGACGATGACTCAAACGTCTTCCGGATTCATCTCCAAgccaagccaatggccaaggagAAAATGACCGACCTCTACATCCGCGggaggatgttgtgtggaagcACCAAAAACCTCCTTCTCGTCTAtgacatcatgaaccgcatctaccgcagcaccatcaaccccaagcacaccaatCATGATGAAGTGCACGGGTTTCTTGTAAACCTTCTTGTGCGCACCCATGAGATGAGGGGCCGCGGCAAGCAACtggacgtcatggactacatttggcatgagatgcgtgattgtgctTTTCTTCGCAAGCTTCCTCAATATGCGCCCTACgtcatgaggctcatttgtctCAATTGGGAGCGAGCGGGCCGTggagatcttcttgagcaatgtcgccccaacatcactatccataaggagaagagtcctcttgtcaagAACCATGACCTTCCAAGGTACGGCAAGGgggctcccaaggacaaggacaaggaaggcgatagtgatgactccgactacaagcccaactccgtcaagaccaagggcctcttcgccaagctcactgctcgcctcaagaagtccttttgcttcaagagggaccttgaagataggatgtatcaagctcaccatgacaacaagaagatccgccaacgccaaaaggcgatgatgaggcatatgcagcttcctgtctccgagggctccgaggacaacatgactcctcccggtgagtggaagtccaaGCTTACTTGGTCAAGTTCCAAGGACTCTATCCCCGAGCACATTGTTCGTCCCTCTCCACAACCTCATGGCAAGGGTCTTGCtcaagaagaagacgacgatgatgaaggcgaagatgaagaggaggaagatgtcgAAGAGGAGGGTAACGagcatgatgatgacgaggacgaggatgatgatgacgagtgatccccTTGGGGCATTAGTATGCTTCTTCgccctttttggtgtctcgatgccaaagggggagaagttgatctattaggacgggaatttgcatgggggtgccaagggcttggtgcttcattttggttctttcggccttggcatcaaatcctttcccctagttatttggaactttattcgtatgtgtgcttgctattctatttgtggatctcccgatcccccagtttgtattaagacttaatcgtTCGTAGCCTAATGGTCTTCAGTATTTATCCcttgattggctacatcaatcttatggaggcacttattatgagtttgggttttctcaaggcaaaggtatgaaaagtttcacccaaactctcctatatgcacttatagttgcctccatagtgtgcttgtgctatatgatcttgtcatatgttcttcttagcacttttgcttggtttgtagaatctagggggagtttctctctaggatgtgtgcatttgtataccaATGCATATTCtagatatgcacacatctagggggagcttcgtctactcttgcaaaccaaataccttatcataatatcctatgagttattgcaaattcgtgtgttgtcatcaaacaccaaaaagggggagattgtaagagcaagatctatattccttgttttgtgtgtttgataacaacactcgaataattctaaccgtgcacaaagattgtccTTGATAGGTTTGaaaggtgtacggtgccctcgtcgGACACATTTTGAtcagaagactgaagcgtagttcttaggctttctggttttgtgtgtgtgtcgcgaggtaacatggtaggagaggaaaagaggaaaaagctattttagccatagcggtactaccggtaccaggagcggtagtaccgctacccctactggtaccgctctgaggtaccgctctgaggattgcacacgaTATTGTCTCACAGTACAAGTGgcggtacctttgcggtaccatgagcggtagtaccgcttgctagcggtagtaccgcccacggtaccgctcaagtaccgtaactcattacggtagtaccgcttcggtaccgctccggtaccgccttgagaccagtaaggtctggaccctattgcggtacctcaagcggtaccgcgagcggtagtaccgctctgtgttcacgtggacaagttctgtggggattcgaactcagagcggtagtaccgcttcccaaaagcggtagtaccgcttaggccaaaagagcacataacggttggatttgaggggacctataaaaaggccccttcttccccagctcgtttttagctcttctctctatctctcctccattgttgctgatactgttgacgtcagaaacccactggcgggcagagacgggcaacaccgtagagccgggaacaactagggctgcggctggccccagtccctctgagcgacggcccgcaaagcctcctggtcgcacgcaccgatgtttatcacaagggcgtgccacctgacctatacctggtcgggaaggtgtggatgatgcctcgcttagtttcctgcagggcacacacgtaaacgttaaatacgagcctcgatcgactctcgggttatctcgtgaatcggctcaaggagccgatccacccatgattcggacgaggtgtccgaatatatggtggtcctgcttgatcaaggtaaagctaatgagatctacgacgatgtggggttttcaccgcataatcggatcgtcctactccgagttgggcctcgcggccacgcacggtgatcgtaagccgatcctaaacaaggcctaaaaaccaacacgaggttgatcctcggaacatcccgcttagggccaacgaacgacaccctacgtgccgctggatcctccccctttgtaaggcctaactattgcggatattaaactaatccttgtagaacaaggagcaatcataacggatcagatctactaaactatgatcaagcggggtgccgcccctacacctaagataggtgtaagggcggctagacatgcaagggttgcactacgaaagcatgtaacatgaagaacaatgctaaccctaacatgtctaagataactacgttgctcgccatcaaaaaggcttcagtacgagcaacgcatgaacaacgtaggcaggcttgtgctgcctagatcgcaagatgcgatctaggcagcatgacgcttaccggtagaaaccctcgagacgaaggagttggcgatcactacaagaaaagttctgatagacaacgtctcaaaatcgtccgctaaggggtatttttcgtcgcctatgggcctaacccgacgatatgggttctgttgtggaaactgcgtcaggcaaagtcctacgacgattttttcggtccgtcgcgcttgggcgcccttccgccacggaaaatcggNNNNNNNNNNNNNNNNNNNNNNNNNNNNNNNNNNNNNNNNNNNNNNNNNNNNNNNNNNNNNNNNNNNNNNNNNNNNNNNNNNNNNNNNNNNNNNNNNNNNTGATATACATACCATTTTTTCCTTTATCAATTAGTTGATTtggaaagtgtgacattttatgaCCTGCAAAGAAAAACAAGTCACTGAATGTAATAGGTAATGCTCCTGGTAGGCGTCCTTAATGTCTGTTCTATAGTTTAAAGATATGATGACATCAAGCAATAGTTACACCTCTGTTCTATAGTTAATTTGAGAAATATGATCACATAAAGCAATAGTTTAACCCATTCTGCATCTATACTGCAGGAAACGACTTCTTCCACTGTTCTATTGGTATTACTTCCACAATAGCCTACTTATGCACCTAGGTTTGTTTTATCTATCTTCCTCAGTAAGGTTCTATGTTGTGCCAGATTCGCGTTTTCAGTACAACTACTTGATCGTATATATCTTGCAATCTGAATATGCTATTCCTTCTGAGATGCAGGACGTGCTAACAGGGCTACTTCTGCAGTTTATTTATCTCCCTGGCTCTCTACTAAGGTTCTATTTTCTCCCTCAACGTGCTGCTCATCATGATCGATTCTCCCTAAAGAGGatccgtgaaagttcttttaaggGGAACCTGGCTAGTGAAGACGGCAGGCTTGGCGACGAAGGTCTTTTTACTCGATGATGACTTTGGTCAGCGAGATGAAGAAGACGGCTGACAGCGACTTTGGTCAgcgcgatgaagacgacggccagCTGCGACCCTGGTTGTGGTCAGCGTGATGAAGACGACAGTgccatttcaaattttgaaaagctaTGTCTAATGGCGTGTTAGTTTAGATATAGTAGGTGTTTGTTGtgccatttgaaattttgaaaagctACGTCTAATGGTGTGGAGTTGTTTGTTATCCACGGGCTGAGTTATTTTGTTAGTTGCGTTTTCTTTGCTAGAGCAGGTTTTTTTTTCAAGAttgcgttgagataaatcatcttggTAGGAGACGTGggagtattattgtccatcctaaaaatgtgacaccagacattcaccagtttgctcttaatagtagagataatTTAGTGATGGATGAGGATTAGTGCAGCGCAGCAGATGATGGCCGGGTCGCATGCATTGTGACTGTGTTGACAGCTGCAATGTGAAGGATCTACCAAATCCACGACGCTTTCTGGAGAGATGATGTGGCGAAGGTGCCCGGCACCAACCCGACAAGAATTCCCAAGCAAACTAAATATTCGCGCTGTTCGCACCTGTCGCAAAATTTTAACACGCTCACAGGAGTATGGCACCTCGTGTTTGCTACAATTCACACACGTAGCCTGATGTGCTGCTGCTGCGTTGCAGACAATATTTTTTTTATCCCTCGTGCAACTTACTGCCAATGATATTTATGATTTGACGTTCTTCATTTGTTTTCTAGAGCAAGGTTTTTATTATGCTTTGGCTCCAAAATTAGCGTATGAGCCAGTTTGCTTGTAATCATTTCTGGTCTTACTGTAATGGTTATTATGATTTCCCATGTTTGTGAAGGAGATAACAAATTCTAAAGCAGGGTTTCGGGCCAATAATACAGATGAAAATATGGTAGATGAAGCATCGAATACTTCCTTTATCATCCTGATAGTTATGACTATGCGTGTTTCCGCGCATGGGGTATCACAAGGTATTATTGTGTTGCACAACTGATAGTAAACAATTTCAAACAACTATAAAGggcattttatttagagaatataataaaaTTGATTTTTCAAATAAATATTTCTAAAACACATTTTCATTGAAGTGGATCTTAATTACTCGTTAACCAAAAAAAACCACTAAAGAAATTATTGGATCTGCCAAAAAAATGTGTTTGGTCGGCCTTCAGCCTCTCCAAGTTGTTTATTCACAGATAAGAAATAATTTTATTGCTCCTCCGAGCAATTACTATCGGCATGTGCTAGTCGGTGGATTCATTAGTGATTTATATCGCTTCGAGTATAAGGCAATCCTACACATGCAATGAGTCCATGCCAAATTGTATTTCAACCCCCCTCCCCCCACCCCAACAAGAAAAAAAGGATTATCTCGTCCTTGCAAGAAAAAATAGTTTTGCTCGGTTAATAAGTTATGAGGGTTTCTACCCAGAATGGATACGACCTCTCTTAGTTCTTTCATTTTTTCTTAATTCTTACCATGGTTTTAGTTCAAACACAAGAATTATAGAACATGTGGAGTGCCAAAGAACTAGTGGGACCTAAATACGggagctccctttattttgaaatgcaccttggacacatttccaaatattttaaaatttgaaacaaaaagttCAAACATACAATATGATACGttttcacaaagttgtttcatgaaaagtcAACTTGTcgtgtgtaaaaagataaaattttgtgctaaaaataaggcttttcacacAGTAATTTTCTTTTACATAGACCACGCAAAATATCGTtttttcgcgaaacttgacgaatgcacatatataatgaaGATGTAAATTCTACACTTGGAAATATATTTTTTCGCAAAGAAAGTATATGTATCCAGAGCCAAATTAAATttgcgcataaatatattctcatGTCTCAAAAGCGGAAGAAAAGGGGGGGAAACATCACATTCCATGAACAACAGGTAACCTGAGAGCGAAACATTTCCAGGTGAAGAACATGCAATACATCAAAAATAGGAGGAGCAAGGTGGGAAACCTCGGCCTCGCCCTGCACGCCTCCGCCTGAAAAAAGTAAAGAACGCAACACCCAcccggccaccaccaccgtcgcctCCATCGCCTCCTTTCCCTCCGCGATTCCCAACCAAACCAAGAAGCAAACCAACCAATCAACCAACGTGCCAGCGCCAGCGCACCACCGACGGCTccccgtcgccaccgccgccggtgaTCGAGGCGGGCCCGCAGGCCGGATCtcgggaggagaaggaggaggacgagcAATCGGAGCATGTCgctgtcgccgtcgtcgtcgggggacgaggaggaggaggacgagggcgtcGACGGCTACCGCAAGGGCGGCTACCACGCCGTGCGCCCCGGGGACCAGTTCGCCGCCGGACGCTACGTCGCCCAGCGCAAGCTCGGCTGGGGAAACTTCTCCACCGTCTGGCTCGCCTTCGACCTCGAGACCCAGGTCCGTCGCGCGCCTTGATTCCACCCTGCTCTGCCCAGGATCGCGACTGATCCCTCCGCCGTCCCTTTCTCCCCACCCCCACGCGCGCGCCCCGGACCGGAAGATCGAGGAGCGATCGCGCCGTGGCGCGATCCTATCGTATCCTCCGTGTAATGCATGCGCCGACTAGATCTCGTCCTTTGTCGATTAGAGGCAGGAATCGATCGGATCATAAGGCGCTGTCTCGCGGGTCAGCTCCTGGTTGCGGGCGCGCGCCCATGCCAGTGGTCCCCCCCGGAAAGGGACTGATGCTAGGTGAATGTGATATAGGTTTCTGATTCACTAGACTCCGGATTTAGTTTTGTCCTTTCTTTCTTTAGGGGAAATTTGTGGTATATCCATTTCTGCTGCTATTGGGATGAAGTATTAGTTAACTTTTAAATGACCGGGCTCTGATTTTATATGTTCATTCACAAGTTAAATTGCCAATTATGGCCTAGAAAATTACAGTTACTCGTTTGAGGAAAAACAAAAGGTCTCTTGGGCAGTTCTTTTAATGCTGCAGATAATGCCATAAATGCATCTAATAAAAGATTATATTGGTTAGTAACACGAAATTACTTCAGACTGGAGTTTTTCTGGTTACCTGCATCTTCCAGGCATGATGTTGTGAGATTATAGCGTGTAAATTCAAATTCGTTTCATTCACTTGTGCATAGGATGCGATGCTCATGATTATGCTCTCTTCTTTGCAGAAATTCGTGGCTCTTAAGATCCAGAAGAGCGCGCCAGAGTTTGCTCAAGCCGCTCTTCACGAGATTGAGTTCCTCTCGGAGATCACCAAGAGAGATCCGGAAAACTGCAAACACACCATCCAGCTGATAGAACACTTCAAGCACACGGGGCCAAATGGGCAGCATGTCTGCCTTGTTTTTGAATTCCTCGGGGACAGCTTACTTAAGCTAGTACAGTACAACCGCTACAAGGGCATTGGATTGGGTAGGGTGAGGGAGATATGCAGGTCTATTTTGGTAGGTCTTGATTACTTGCACCGAGAGCTTGGAATCATCCATTCGGATCTGAAGCTTGAGAACGTCCTACTTGTTTCAACAATCGATCCCTCCAAGGACCCCATTCGCTCCGGACTTAAACCTAATCTTGATAGGCCTGAGGGGAATCCTAACGGGGAAGCTGTCCTTAACCCGATTGAAAAGAAGCTGAAGATGAGAGCAAGGAGGGTTCTTGCAAAGCTTGCTGAGAAAAGGAAAACAGCTGCCGAGTTTGCACGCTCAGAGAGAAGCTTGGAAGGGATCGATATGACATGCAAGATTGTGGATTTTGGAAATGCTTGCTGGGCTGACAAGCAGTTTACAGATTTTATTCAGACAAGGCAGTACCGAGCGCCTGAGGTCATTCTAGGTTCAGGATACTCATTTCCTGTTGATATGTGGTCGTTTGCGTGTATTGCTTTTGAGCTCGCAACAGGTGAAATGCTATTTACACCCAAGGAAGGGCATGGGTACAGCGAAGATGAGGTAGTTATTACATTCCTCAGTAACCTAACCATGATGCTTTGATGTTGCCCTTTAAATTGCCTTAAATCATGTGGTGCACTTGCAAGGTAGGTAGAATATGAGGAATGTGAAGTAGCAACGATGTTAACACATACTACATCATCTGTTGCCTGGAATGTCATGCTAAAGACACAACTTGACCTGTTTATCCAAAGTATCATTAATACCATGTATGAGATTATGTTGACAATCCAAACAGAGTTGGAAGACCTTTCAGATAACACATGGATGTTTCATATGTTAACCTGTACCTGCTAGAGTCTAGAGGACGCCACATCTAATTGTGTATAAGATTTGACTAATGTGCAGTGTTCTGAAATGAAACGGCATAAAACAGTATGTAGTTGGAATTTTGTTTGCTTTCGGCATGCTTGGATTATCTTTTTGAAAGGGAGCTTACTTGCATTATTGTGAAGACTGGGGAAAGATAAATGATTTGAATTAATTATAGGAAACTGGAAAAGAAAAGTCTGTCTGATTTAATATTAATAGACTTCAGACATATTTGTTAGCTCACTGTTGTCAGTTCATTATTTGCTTTGTACTATCTCTTAAGCATTTAATGAAGGACTAAGGATCTGTTATTGCAGGATCACTTGGCTTTAATGATGGAGGTTCTGGGAAAGATGCCAAAAAAGGTATGTGTACTTATATTCTGACTTAACCTTTTAGTTACAATTATCAAACTCACCAGTATATTTTTTTGCCACAGATTGCTACGATGGGAACAAAATCGAAGGAGTATTTTGACCGACATGGAGATCTGAAACGGATAAGAAGGCTGAAGATCTCGTCTATTGAACGTGTCCTAGTTGACAAATATAAAATTCCTCAATCAGATGCTCGTGAATTTGCTGAGTTTCTTGGCCCTTTACTTGATTTTGCCCCAGAGAAGCGCCCAACGGCTGCACAGTGCTTACAGAACAAATGGCTCCAGTGTGATGATGGTAAGACCGTTGCCAACATTGCTACTAAGAGCATTGGTGTAACAGGCAATGTCGAAAGTGTGCCTGACAGTCGTGCCAAGATAATTGAAGGAAAGGGGAACACTGGAAGCAGAATTAACAGTAACACTGACAATGCTGATGTAGTACGACCCACTGAAAGCATTGCAAATAGGAATTCCAAAAGCACTGATGTAAATCCCAACACTGGTACAATCATGAGTAGGGATGGGCATAACTCTGATGGAAAGGCCCACACTGGGAGCGTCACAAACAAGAATGTCAAAAGGATCTCTGATGTAAAGCCTTTAACTGGAAGCATCTCCAACAAAGATGACAAAATCATTGATACAAAGCCCAGTTTGGGGAGCATTGCCAGCAAGGATGATAAGAGTAGTGACAGAAAGATCAGCATTGGAAGCGCTGCCAACAGAGATGCCAAGAACACTGAAGGGAAGCGAAACATTCGTAGTGTTGTGAACAGTTATATGAAGAACTTGGATGCAAAGCGGAACTCTGGAAGCATAGCCAATAGTGAAGTCAAGGACTTGGATGTGAAGCCCAGCAGTGGAGGTATTGCCAGTGCTGATGCCAACAGTACTAGTGTAAAACCGAACATTGGAAGGGTTGAAAACAGTGATGTCACGAGTGCTGGAAGTGTTGAAACCAGCGATGTCATGAGTACTAGTGTGACGGCAAACACGGATGATGTTCCCAGCAGTGGGGCCAAGTTACAGACAAACAGCGGAACTGTTGATGAGGACGACACTGATTCACAACCAAATGTTGGACGAGTTGCAGCAAGCATACAGAAATTGGAGAGCAGCATGAGTAAGGTGCAAATCGGGAGATATCGGTGAGAAAACACATGCTGGCGGCGGTCAAGTTTTGATTATTTTCATCAAAACTTGGATCTGTTTGTTGTGGAGAGGCATATTCTTTTTCATTAGATTTGTATCATTGATTTGTTACGGAGGTTAATAACTACTTATGTGGAGCCAACCTTCAGCAAGACCGAGGACCTGGCAAGCACCAACGGGCACTTCATATATCTATATTCTTGCTAACTGTAAAAAGTTTTCCATTTGCCCACAGAATATACACGGAGAGGTTCATATTCCTTTTATATGTCCCTGGACAAGTTGTATTAATGCTCACAGATTATTTGGCATTCAAGGTACAtaacattttttaaacttttggtGGGTATCCTACTTTTACCCCAGGAATGTATATGTATATTTGATACACAGGCCAAAGATTCATGTCGGTAATTCTGTTGGATACACAGAAAGTGAATATGATCTGTATAATCTGACTGGTCACACAACATTTAGTTTATGCTGATAATCTGAGTATAAAATGTTTTTGGCGGAAGGTCCAGCTTGCTATGAAATGTTGGTATGCCCCATAAAAACTGTGACTTGTTGTATGAAACTATTATTTCATGCTATCTTTGACCTATTCTTTCACTCTTTTAGCAGTGCATAAGATTCTGCAAtagaaaatttgctgctgttgaTTACTTCGGTTATATAATCAtaatcctaagagcatctccagccgtctccccgacgaggcccctatGACACCTTTTTTTCattcggatggacgaaaacggccctaCCGCACCCCCAAATCTCGTTTTCGCCcgaatttgggctttcatccgtaCGGCGAGCCCAGGTCATCTCTGGCCCCCCGGGAAgcactcggggactccggacgaaacaaaagcgcgcgaacgtcgagaaaacttcccgcgcggatggtggccccgacttgtcggcgacagatgccaatcgtcttccgcgcgctttaAAAGCCTGTCGCCGGTCAGACTTCGCCGgatgcgtagcttccacgcggcgtcgCCTCGGATTCACGCGCGGCTCCCTCTATTTATCACGGAACCTACCGCGTCTCGCCGCattcaccaccgccatctccctcCTCTCCCCAGCCCTGTCTTCTCTCCCCAATCCACCTCCACCAGCGAGCAATGGTGGGCCACggcgcggcgaacaacggcttcggccgccgttCCCTACACCAGTGGGAGGCGGGACTCCTGCACATGGCGAGCTACCCGgcaccgccggacttccgcgtgcccggaggatggcgcctgagcgcggggggtggggggggggtcccgatcccgccgcttcCTGTGGGAGGCGACGAGCTCGACGCCGCTATCGACGCTGTGCTGGTCACCCTCACGGACGATCAGTGCGCGGAGGAGCGGTACCGCGCCGACAACTA from Lolium rigidum isolate FL_2022 chromosome 4, APGP_CSIRO_Lrig_0.1, whole genome shotgun sequence encodes the following:
- the LOC124650621 gene encoding serine/threonine-protein kinase SRPK-like translates to MSLSPSSSGDEEEEDEGVDGYRKGGYHAVRPGDQFAAGRYVAQRKLGWGNFSTVWLAFDLETQKFVALKIQKSAPEFAQAALHEIEFLSEITKRDPENCKHTIQLIEHFKHTGPNGQHVCLVFEFLGDSLLKLVQYNRYKGIGLGRVREICRSILVGLDYLHRELGIIHSDLKLENVLLVSTIDPSKDPIRSGLKPNLDRPEGNPNGEAVLNPIEKKLKMRARRVLAKLAEKRKTAAEFARSERSLEGIDMTCKIVDFGNACWADKQFTDFIQTRQYRAPEVILGSGYSFPVDMWSFACIAFELATGEMLFTPKEGHGYSEDEDHLALMMEVLGKMPKKIATMGTKSKEYFDRHGDLKRIRRLKISSIERVLVDKYKIPQSDAREFAEFLGPLLDFAPEKRPTAAQCLQNKWLQCDDGKTVANIATKSIGVTGNVESVPDSRAKIIEGKGNTGSRINSNTDNADVVRPTESIANRNSKSTDVNPNTGTIMSRDGHNSDGKAHTGSVTNKNVKRISDVKPLTGSISNKDDKIIDTKPSLGSIASKDDKSSDRKISIGSAANRDAKNTEGKRNIRSVVNSYMKNLDAKRNSGSIANSEVKDLDVKPSSGGIASADANSTSVKPNIGRVENSDVTSAGSVETSDVMSTSVTANTDDVPSSGAKLQTNSGTVDEDDTDSQPNVGRVAASIQKLESSMSKVQIGRYR